From a region of the Epinephelus fuscoguttatus linkage group LG21, E.fuscoguttatus.final_Chr_v1 genome:
- the nebl gene encoding nebulette isoform X15, translating to MEEGEAPAAPVLVGEMKEVMTAEGEREESIQETVLTTVTTLTTVVDTTTRRMDIEEVETDIVTEAEEEKEEMEKEGKESEIEEDEKEAEMEGGEEENGEKDESQAKKLLETWESEASSDEKPPLPDPAFNRRCSLLISDVKYKEDFEKMRGQSLFVPGAELIHAKNISAVISESKYKEEGKKEASMSLYSILPETPETQRAREASELQSEIKYKGNVKTEISSSLYSLLPETTETQFVKELTEILSENKYKEEGRKEMSSSLYSQLPETAEMQLAKTVHEFQSEKKYKEDGRRKASISLYSQLPETPEIQHALEVSQLQSEVNYRPKMLVKGAPSSLYSQLPDTTEIQFAREMTEMQSESKYKEGCRMSLSQSFYSQLPETSETQFAKSVAELQSEMRYKEAGKKGVNSCLYSLLPETLETAHAKEVSELLSEVKYKEEGKKEMSINLYSLLPETIATQHAKEVSNLQSELKYKEGLKQKIQSSLYHQLPETTETQLAKQLSELQSETKYKEAGKKEVNSCLYSLLPETLETQHAKETTELLSEIKYKESGKKDRSSSLYSTLPDTSETSFAREMTDMLSETKYKENGMKTLSQSVYSQLPQTTETQFAKTVSELQSETKYKQGKKDVSSSLYSTLPETLETLHAKEASELQSELKYKAALKKGHSSSLFHLLPETLETAHAKEVSELFSEVKYKEEGKEEMNINLYSLLPETIDTQHAKEVSNLQSELKYKEGLKQKIQSTLYHQLPETTETQLAKQLTELQSETKYKEAGKKEVKTCLYSILPHTMETQHAKEATELLSEIQRSHEEGDVQLPLLHYA from the exons ATGGAGGAAGGGGAAGCCCCAGCTGCTCCGGTGCTGGTTGGAGAGATGAAAGAGGTTATGACAgcggagggggagagagaagagtCCATCCAGGAGACGGTGTTAACAACAGTGACGACACTGACTACGGTTGTTGACACGACTACAAGAAGGATGGACATAGAGGAGGTTGAAACTGACATAGTAACAGAGGcggaagaggagaaggaagagaTGGAGAAGGAGGGAAAAGAATCAGAGATAGAGGAGGATGAAAAGGAAGCAGAGATGGAggggggagaggaagagaatggAGAGAAAGATGAGAGTCAAGCAAAGAAGCTGTTGGAAACTTGGGAATCAGAG GCCTCCTCTGATGAGAAGCCTCCTCTACCAGACCCAGCATTCAACAGGAGGTGCAGCCTGCTCATCAGTGAT GTAAAGTATAAGGAGGACTTTGAGAAGATGAGAGGTCAGAGTCTGTTTGTTCCTGGAGCCGAACTCATCCATGCCAAGAACATCAGCGCTGTGATATCTGAg TCAAAATACaaagaggagggaaagaagGAAGCGTCGATGTCACTGTACTCCATCCTACCAGAGACTCCTGAGACTCAACGTGCCAGAGAGGCttcagagctgcagagtgag attAAATACAAAGGAAATGTGAAGACAGAGATTTCCTCGTCTCTTTATTCTCTGCTGCCAGAAACCACAGAGACCCAGTTTGTCAAAGAACTGACGGAGATACTGAGTGAG aATAAGTacaaggaggaaggaaggaaggagatgAGCAGCAGTTTGTACTCTCAGCTTCCTGAAACTGCCGAGATGCAGCTGGCCAAGACCGTCCACGAGTTTCAGAGCGAG AAAAAGTACAAAGAAGATGGAAGGAGAAAGGCCTCCATTTCCCTATATTCTCAACTCCCCGAAACCCCAGAAATACAACACGCTCTGGAGGTGTCACAGCTGCAGAGTGAG gtgaaTTATCGCCCTAAGATGCTGGTTAAAGGagccccctcctctctttactCTCAGCTCCCCGACACCACAGAGATCCAGTTTGCCAGAGAGATGACTGAGATGCAGAGTGAG AGTAAGTACAAGGAGGGTTGCAGGATGAGCCTCTCCCAGAGTTTCTACTCTCAACTCCCAGAGACTTCTGAGACTCAGTTTGCTAAAAGTgttgctgagctgcagagcgAG ATGCGGTACAAGGAGGCGGGTAAGAAGGGCGTGAACTCGTGTTTGTATTCTCTACTCCCGGAGACTTTAGAGACGGCTCATGCCAAGGAAGTCTCTGAGCTGCTCAGTGAG GTGAAGTATAAAGAGGAGGGTAAGAAGGAGATGAGCATCAATCTATACTCTCTGCTGCCTGAGACCATCGCCACCCAACACGCTAAAGAGGTGTCAAACCTGCAGAGTGAG CTGAAGTATAAAGAAGGTCTGAAGCAGAAGATTCAGAGCAGTTTGTACCATCAGCTCCCagagaccacagagacacagctgGCCAAACAGCTGTCTGAACTGCAGAGCGAG ACAAAGTATAAAGAAGCTGGAAAGAAGGAGGTAAATTCCTGCCTGTACTCTCTTCTGCCTGAAACCCTGGAGACACAACACGCCAAAGAGACCACAGAGCTGCTCAGTGAG ATTAAGTACAAGGAGAGCGGGAAGAAGGACAGATCCAGCTCCCTTTACTCCACTCTGCCTGACACTTCAGAAACCAGCTTCGCCAGAGAGATGACTGACATGCTGAGCGAG ACTAAGTACAAGGAGAATGGGATGAAGACTCTTTCACAGAGTGTCTACAGTCAGCTACCACAGACCACTGAGACTCAGTTTGCTAAAACTGTTTCTGAGCTGCAGAGCGAG ACAAAGTACAAGCAGGGAAAGAAAGACGTGTCCAGCTCTCTGTATTCCACTCTGCCTGAGACTCTTGAGACACTGCACGCCAAAGAGGCttctgagctgcagagtgag CTGAAGTACAAGGCAGCTCTGAAGAAAGGTCACTCTTCTAGTCTGTTCCACCTGCTGCCTGAGACCTTAGAGACAGCCCACGCTAAAGAAGTCTCTGAGCTCTTCAGCGAG GTGAAGTATAAAGAGGAGGGTAAGGAGGAGATGAACATCAACCTGTACTCTCTGCTGCCTGAGACCATCGACACCCAACACGCTAAAGAGGTGTCAAACCTGCAGAGTGAG CTGAAGTATAAAGAAGGTCTGAAGCAGAAGATTCAGAGCACTTTGTACCATCAGCTCCCAGAGACCACGGAGACACAGCTGGCCAAACAGCTGACTGAACTACAGAGCGAG ACAAAGTACAAGGAGGCAGGTAAGAAGGAGGTGAAGACGTGTCTGTACTCCATCCTGCCTCACACTATGGAGACTCAGCACGCTAAGGAAGCCACAGAGCTGCTCAGTGAG ATACAAAGAAGTCATGAAGAAGGAGATGTCCAGCTCCCTCTACTCCACTATGCCTGA